From Vibrio crassostreae, one genomic window encodes:
- a CDS encoding ABC transporter substrate-binding protein, translated as MHKKTLIASLAIGALFGASVQADEVKQGGTLTVPIINTGFVENFNPYTTKDLLHGVMFEPLVVFNNMTGDVDYRLAESVEYSTDLKTLTLKLRENLKWSDGSKLTADDVVFSFMLTKEAPAFDQKGIWSSGNLKEIKSIDARTVVFELTEADSTFAWNLERYHIVPKHIWSKVEELTTFTNLNPVGSGPMTTVKYIKPQQMELCRNPNYYLENRPYLDCINFRSYNDNSQIQPALIKGEIDWGSNFIADVESTFVDMDKENNHFWYPANDAIHLYVNTKEAPFDDLRVRQALSMALDRETIVDIAAYGYPTANFNAGGIGELYETHIDKNVSKKYGYLTKYDVERANALLDEAGLVDKNGDGFRDKANGETVEFDIEVVNGWTDWIQVVQMVSEYFEEVGVKANVKTVDWAVYDSNLKESKYTMSINWSMVATNPILAYQEYFSTSRIGKTWHAGHGVNSPEIDALIDSFGKIGDAEQQEKVLSELQEFTAENLPFIPLFSNPTWFQYSTKHIVGWPSEKDPYVQPVWYDGGKRVIILNNLHLK; from the coding sequence ATGCACAAAAAGACATTGATTGCTTCGCTCGCCATTGGAGCTTTATTCGGAGCCTCTGTACAAGCAGATGAAGTTAAGCAGGGTGGCACACTAACGGTGCCAATTATCAATACTGGCTTTGTTGAAAACTTTAACCCTTATACAACTAAAGACTTGCTGCATGGGGTAATGTTTGAGCCATTGGTCGTATTCAACAACATGACAGGTGATGTTGATTATCGCCTGGCTGAGTCGGTTGAGTATTCAACTGACCTGAAAACATTGACGCTTAAGTTACGAGAGAATTTGAAGTGGTCTGATGGTTCAAAGTTAACTGCAGACGACGTTGTTTTTAGCTTTATGTTGACTAAAGAGGCACCAGCTTTTGACCAGAAAGGTATTTGGTCTTCAGGTAATTTAAAAGAAATCAAATCTATTGACGCGCGAACCGTCGTGTTTGAGCTGACGGAAGCGGATTCTACATTTGCTTGGAACTTAGAGCGTTACCATATTGTACCAAAGCATATTTGGTCGAAAGTTGAAGAGCTGACAACGTTTACCAACCTTAACCCGGTAGGTAGTGGCCCAATGACGACGGTTAAATACATTAAACCGCAACAGATGGAGCTGTGCCGAAACCCAAATTACTATTTAGAAAATAGACCTTATTTAGATTGCATCAACTTCCGTTCTTACAATGACAACTCTCAGATCCAACCTGCCTTAATCAAAGGTGAGATTGATTGGGGTTCAAATTTTATTGCTGACGTTGAATCAACATTTGTCGATATGGATAAAGAAAATAACCATTTTTGGTATCCAGCGAATGATGCTATCCACCTTTACGTAAATACCAAAGAAGCGCCATTTGATGACCTAAGAGTACGACAAGCACTTTCTATGGCTCTTGATCGTGAAACCATCGTTGATATTGCTGCTTACGGTTATCCGACCGCAAACTTCAATGCTGGTGGCATCGGTGAGCTATACGAAACGCACATTGATAAAAATGTATCTAAGAAATATGGTTATCTAACTAAGTACGATGTTGAAAGAGCAAACGCTTTACTTGATGAAGCGGGCTTAGTTGACAAAAACGGTGATGGATTCCGCGACAAAGCAAACGGGGAAACGGTTGAGTTTGATATCGAGGTTGTAAACGGTTGGACCGACTGGATCCAAGTGGTTCAGATGGTATCTGAATACTTTGAAGAAGTGGGTGTGAAAGCAAACGTTAAGACTGTGGATTGGGCGGTATATGACAGCAATTTGAAAGAAAGCAAATATACCATGTCAATTAACTGGTCAATGGTCGCGACAAATCCAATCTTGGCGTACCAAGAGTACTTCTCAACGTCTCGAATCGGAAAAACTTGGCATGCTGGTCACGGTGTTAATTCACCAGAAATCGACGCATTGATCGACAGCTTCGGCAAAATTGGTGATGCAGAGCAGCAAGAGAAAGTGTTGAGTGAACTTCAGGAATTTACGGCTGAAAACCTTCCCTTTATCCCTCTATTTTCTAACCCAACTTGGTTCCAATACAGTACTAAACATATTGTTGGTTGGCCAAGTGAAAAAGACCCATACGTACAGCCAGTATGGTACGACGGTGGTAAGAGAGTAATAATTCTCAACAATCTACACCTTAAGTAA
- a CDS encoding ABC transporter permease — MDTQKTANQPNMPVREPKWSWKNVKKTLGKAYAFFYGNPPAIVGTFLLTIVLAGALFAPVLSTHNPEKRVARPHIAPSSEHIMGTTRSGRDVYSQVLFGARKSLTVAISAGVIAMTIAVLVGVSSGYFGGKVDERLNFVTNVFLVFPQLPLLIVLAAFLGQVGSLVITVLLGITSWPWGARVIRAQTMAIRSKEFIISAEVMGESKIRIILVEILPNLVSIVFGGFLGTVIYAMGSEAGLGILGLGDATEVSWGSMLYWAQTSSSLYTGAWWEMLVPALALAITGGGLALINMSIDQVSNPKLRTGPHIKLWHKLKKEADKRRGL; from the coding sequence ATGGATACTCAAAAAACCGCTAACCAGCCGAATATGCCAGTACGTGAGCCAAAATGGTCGTGGAAAAACGTAAAGAAAACTCTCGGTAAAGCTTACGCATTTTTCTACGGTAACCCTCCAGCCATTGTAGGTACTTTTTTACTTACGATTGTCTTAGCTGGGGCGTTATTTGCGCCTGTGTTATCGACTCATAATCCAGAAAAGCGCGTAGCACGTCCACATATTGCACCAAGTTCTGAGCATATTATGGGCACTACTCGTAGCGGGCGTGATGTATATAGCCAGGTTCTATTTGGAGCAAGAAAGTCGCTTACTGTTGCGATCTCTGCGGGCGTAATCGCGATGACAATAGCAGTGCTCGTCGGGGTTTCATCTGGTTACTTTGGTGGAAAAGTCGATGAACGCTTGAACTTCGTTACTAACGTATTTCTTGTGTTTCCACAGTTGCCCTTGCTGATTGTTCTCGCCGCATTCTTAGGGCAGGTCGGTTCGCTGGTTATTACCGTGTTGTTAGGAATAACCTCCTGGCCTTGGGGAGCTAGGGTGATTCGTGCACAGACCATGGCAATTAGAAGCAAAGAATTCATCATTTCTGCAGAAGTTATGGGTGAATCAAAAATCCGCATTATTTTAGTAGAGATCTTACCAAACTTAGTTTCGATTGTTTTTGGCGGCTTCCTAGGCACGGTTATCTACGCAATGGGCTCTGAAGCTGGTCTAGGTATTTTAGGTTTAGGTGATGCAACAGAAGTGAGTTGGGGCTCTATGCTGTATTGGGCACAGACCTCTTCATCGTTATATACCGGTGCGTGGTGGGAAATGCTGGTTCCTGCATTGGCGTTAGCGATTACTGGTGGTGGACTCGCATTGATTAACATGTCAATTGACCAAGTGAGCAACCCTAAATTACGTACGGGCCCACACATCAAACTGTGGCACAAACTTAAAAAAGAAGCAGATAAACGCCGAGGCCTATAA
- a CDS encoding ABC transporter permease, whose product MSFLIRRFGFYFTAFLIAISFNFMLPRLMPGDPVDALFAAAQGRMDPAQMDAVREMYGFVDGNVFEQYFAYMKSVFTLDLGPSVLMFPVSVSDVLAMALPWTMFLALGSLIVALIIGVSIGTYASYRREGLFGQIVPPVLAFISNFPYIVTALLLFYFFGLKLELLPLAYTYDPSLEPGFTWEFISSVAKHAVLPMGSMVLVGIATWVFNMRNAMINVLGEDYVTMAEAKGLSSYRVMSRYAGRNAILPVATAIAMAIGFSFAGSIMTEVVFNYQGLGNILLKGIVARDYPLIQAILLILVTAVLTANFIADLLYVWLDPRISN is encoded by the coding sequence ATGTCGTTTTTAATTCGCCGATTTGGCTTCTATTTTACCGCTTTCTTAATCGCTATCTCGTTTAATTTCATGTTGCCTCGCCTAATGCCAGGAGATCCTGTTGATGCTCTTTTCGCTGCAGCTCAAGGTCGAATGGATCCTGCTCAAATGGATGCTGTTCGTGAAATGTACGGTTTTGTTGATGGCAATGTTTTCGAACAATACTTCGCGTATATGAAAAGCGTATTCACTCTTGATCTGGGACCTTCAGTGCTTATGTTTCCTGTAAGTGTTTCAGATGTCCTTGCTATGGCACTGCCGTGGACTATGTTCCTAGCGCTTGGTTCGCTGATTGTTGCTCTTATCATTGGTGTCAGTATTGGTACGTATGCATCGTATCGACGTGAAGGGCTATTTGGACAAATTGTTCCGCCAGTTTTGGCATTTATTAGTAACTTCCCGTACATCGTGACCGCGTTACTGTTGTTCTATTTCTTCGGTTTAAAACTCGAACTATTACCTTTGGCATACACCTATGACCCATCGCTAGAGCCAGGTTTTACATGGGAGTTTATTTCTAGTGTGGCTAAACACGCTGTGTTGCCTATGGGCTCTATGGTCCTGGTTGGGATCGCAACATGGGTCTTCAATATGCGTAATGCGATGATCAATGTGTTGGGTGAAGATTACGTAACGATGGCTGAGGCCAAAGGCTTGAGTAGTTATCGTGTTATGTCTCGCTATGCTGGTCGAAATGCCATCCTTCCTGTTGCGACCGCTATTGCAATGGCAATCGGATTCTCATTCGCAGGCTCAATCATGACCGAAGTGGTTTTTAACTACCAAGGCTTGGGGAACATCCTTCTTAAAGGCATAGTTGCTCGTGATTACCCACTTATCCAAGCCATTCTTCTTATTTTGGTGACAGCGGTACTGACCGCTAACTTTATTGCCGACCTCCTATATGTCTGGCTTGACCCTAGAATCTCGAACTGA
- a CDS encoding LacI family DNA-binding transcriptional regulator, translated as MITIKEVSELAQVSQSTVSRALNGHPTVKEANREKVFKAIEQLGYKPNAFAQALASSRSNSIGMLVGSLDGPFYGPLMHTAEDTVRQNNIHLIVTSGQESRTKELDSIQFLQSKLVDGLIVHSDKLSDDELIKIAKDSEKMIVLNRFIPEISDRCIYIDNELGGYLATKHLLENGHKKVACITGQLSKVDSRDRFQGYRNALLEFGIEYDAGLFVEGRFDHQGNHEAARRLLDRDPEITAIFCQNDNIALAVYDVAAERNLIIGRDLSVVGFDNDTHSQHIRPRLSTVDFPVHEMGEEAAKGVLSLINKRDYPLKHKLTPTLIVRESVAKL; from the coding sequence TTGATCACCATTAAAGAAGTATCTGAACTTGCTCAAGTTTCTCAATCAACTGTCTCACGAGCATTAAATGGTCACCCTACGGTAAAGGAAGCCAATCGCGAAAAAGTATTCAAAGCTATTGAGCAACTGGGCTACAAGCCTAATGCGTTTGCACAAGCTCTAGCCTCCAGTCGTTCAAATAGCATTGGCATGCTAGTTGGTTCGCTTGATGGGCCTTTCTATGGACCATTAATGCATACAGCCGAAGATACCGTTCGCCAAAATAATATTCACTTAATCGTTACAAGTGGCCAGGAATCACGAACCAAAGAGCTCGATTCTATCCAGTTTTTGCAATCTAAACTTGTGGATGGCCTCATTGTTCACTCAGACAAGCTCAGTGATGACGAACTGATCAAAATAGCGAAAGACAGTGAAAAAATGATTGTTCTCAACCGTTTTATTCCTGAGATTTCTGATCGCTGTATTTACATTGATAATGAGCTTGGTGGCTACCTTGCAACGAAGCACTTACTTGAGAACGGCCATAAAAAAGTCGCTTGTATCACAGGCCAGTTGAGTAAAGTTGATAGTAGAGATCGCTTTCAAGGGTATCGAAATGCCTTGTTAGAGTTCGGTATCGAATACGACGCAGGGCTGTTTGTAGAGGGACGCTTTGATCATCAAGGCAACCACGAAGCTGCGCGACGCTTGTTAGACCGAGACCCTGAGATCACCGCGATTTTCTGTCAAAATGACAACATCGCGCTTGCTGTATATGACGTAGCAGCAGAGCGAAACCTCATTATTGGGCGAGACCTTTCAGTCGTAGGCTTCGATAACGATACTCATAGCCAGCATATTCGTCCTCGCTTATCGACGGTCGACTTTCCAGTTCATGAGATGGGAGAAGAAGCTGCAAAAGGTGTTTTATCGTTAATTAATAAACGCGACTACCCATTGAAGCACAAACTAACCCCGACATTGATTGTAAGAGAGTCCGTGGCTAAGCTTTGA
- a CDS encoding ABC transporter ATP-binding protein, protein MNTLKNVDKSEVILSVKNLVKDFPLGQSVKSNMMRAVNDVSFDLRKGEALAIVGESGSGKSTGARILTRIYDKTAGDIEFKGEPLSDYIEKYGELEYARQVQMIFQDPFGSLNPVHTIYHHIARPLLIHKRAEKEAIPNLVYELLEMVGLTPVKETAEKYPHELSGGQRQRVAIARAIAVSPEVILADEPISMLDVSVRLGILNLMADLKDKHGISFMYITHDIATARYFAEKTAVMYVGHMVEWGNSDNVTQNPQHPYSQLLLSAVPEVGKSGKRDMNVKKGDIPSWKPSSVGCPFASRCMKADKLCTQSIPEPTQIAEEHFARCHHL, encoded by the coding sequence ATGAATACTTTAAAGAACGTTGATAAAAGCGAAGTTATCTTATCAGTTAAGAATTTGGTAAAAGATTTCCCACTTGGCCAGTCAGTCAAAAGCAATATGATGCGAGCCGTAAATGATGTTTCATTTGATCTTCGTAAAGGAGAAGCATTAGCGATTGTTGGCGAATCTGGCTCAGGGAAAAGCACAGGAGCTCGAATTCTTACCCGAATTTACGATAAGACGGCTGGAGATATCGAATTCAAAGGTGAGCCTCTGTCTGACTATATTGAAAAATATGGTGAGCTTGAATATGCACGCCAAGTGCAAATGATTTTTCAAGACCCGTTTGGCTCGTTGAATCCTGTACATACGATTTACCACCATATTGCGCGACCATTACTTATCCATAAACGAGCAGAAAAAGAAGCGATTCCGAACCTCGTTTATGAATTGCTTGAAATGGTTGGGCTTACACCAGTTAAAGAGACCGCAGAGAAGTACCCCCATGAACTAAGTGGTGGACAACGACAGCGTGTCGCAATTGCACGCGCAATTGCTGTTAGCCCTGAAGTTATCCTAGCTGATGAACCTATCTCTATGCTTGATGTGTCTGTGCGGTTAGGAATCTTAAACCTAATGGCTGACTTGAAGGATAAGCATGGTATTTCGTTCATGTACATCACTCATGACATTGCGACAGCGCGTTATTTTGCTGAGAAAACGGCGGTGATGTATGTAGGACATATGGTCGAATGGGGCAATAGCGACAACGTCACTCAGAACCCACAACATCCGTATTCTCAGTTGTTGTTGTCAGCAGTGCCAGAAGTCGGTAAATCGGGCAAGCGTGACATGAACGTGAAAAAAGGCGATATCCCTTCTTGGAAGCCAAGTAGCGTAGGTTGCCCGTTCGCAAGCCGTTGTATGAAAGCCGATAAACTTTGCACGCAATCAATACCAGAACCGACTCAAATTGCAGAAGAGCATTTTGCTCGTTGTCATCATTTGTAA
- a CDS encoding glycoside hydrolase family 16 protein, with protein MQDLTNQVKILTSFISAALMSGCTAIELPVSESADLAQTEKAIVLSHAPVTLSSDWQLVWEDQFEGEQINKRNWSLEVNCWGGGNNEQQCYTDDPNNAFVKDGFLHIVALKQSHTGPDNAEGTIGGATKTLPYTSARLSTRDKRDTKYGRYEIRAKLPGGQGSWPAIWMLPTDNKYGTWAASGEIDIMEAVNLNTLSDAAGAKNDALENRVYGTLHYGRNWPDNVYKGQAATLPNGVNPTEGFHTYAIEWEEGEIRWYVDNIHYATQTQEGWYSQYEAEEGKLINASGAAPFDEKFHLLLNLAVGGAWSANANDKGIDEGLFPKTMLVDSVKVYRCKVDRWKGKGCASRSEHAIQVIGHEAPEILATDDSYADGPTLEIFTETLNASLAYASYDPLDIVDYQEVTEPDRGTVLQVNKNQGSGNIYFRSPVTDVTHWQETGELVFDLKVESMADGVELLVKMDSGWPKTSDYTVPLSAINEWKTVRIPIADILKRDNRFAGGNQADPTTITNLLVFEPQGEMSFKLDNIRFEK; from the coding sequence ATGCAAGATCTAACCAATCAGGTAAAGATATTAACGTCTTTTATTTCTGCCGCTTTGATGTCTGGCTGCACGGCGATAGAGCTGCCGGTATCCGAAAGTGCTGACTTAGCTCAAACTGAAAAAGCGATTGTGCTATCCCATGCTCCAGTTACTTTAAGTTCAGACTGGCAATTGGTGTGGGAAGACCAGTTTGAAGGCGAGCAAATAAATAAACGTAATTGGTCATTAGAAGTGAACTGTTGGGGAGGAGGGAACAATGAACAACAGTGCTACACGGATGATCCTAATAACGCATTTGTTAAAGATGGCTTTTTACACATTGTCGCGCTGAAGCAAAGTCATACTGGGCCTGACAATGCCGAAGGTACGATTGGCGGAGCAACTAAAACACTCCCTTATACTTCTGCGAGGCTAAGTACAAGAGACAAGCGTGACACCAAATATGGCCGTTATGAAATCAGAGCAAAGTTACCCGGTGGACAAGGTTCATGGCCCGCGATTTGGATGCTGCCAACCGACAATAAATATGGTACATGGGCTGCTTCTGGCGAAATCGATATTATGGAAGCGGTTAACCTAAACACACTTTCAGATGCGGCGGGAGCGAAAAATGATGCTCTAGAAAACCGGGTCTACGGGACGTTACATTACGGACGAAATTGGCCAGACAATGTTTATAAAGGGCAAGCCGCGACATTGCCAAATGGTGTGAACCCTACTGAGGGCTTCCATACATACGCGATTGAGTGGGAAGAAGGTGAAATTCGTTGGTATGTAGACAATATTCATTACGCGACTCAAACTCAAGAGGGCTGGTACAGCCAATATGAAGCGGAAGAAGGGAAACTCATTAATGCGAGTGGAGCAGCTCCGTTTGATGAAAAGTTTCATTTGTTATTGAACTTGGCTGTCGGTGGGGCGTGGTCAGCGAACGCAAATGATAAAGGCATCGACGAAGGTTTGTTTCCGAAAACAATGCTAGTTGATTCGGTCAAGGTATACCGTTGTAAGGTTGATCGTTGGAAAGGAAAAGGGTGTGCAAGTCGCTCTGAACATGCAATACAAGTGATAGGGCACGAAGCTCCAGAGATCTTAGCAACCGATGATAGTTATGCTGATGGACCAACGTTGGAGATTTTTACCGAAACTCTTAACGCAAGCTTGGCTTATGCAAGCTATGATCCATTGGATATTGTTGACTATCAAGAAGTGACCGAACCAGATCGTGGAACAGTGCTACAAGTGAATAAGAATCAAGGATCAGGAAATATCTATTTTCGTTCTCCTGTAACAGATGTGACACATTGGCAAGAAACGGGTGAACTGGTCTTTGACTTGAAAGTTGAGAGCATGGCCGACGGGGTTGAACTATTGGTTAAGATGGACAGTGGCTGGCCGAAAACAAGTGACTATACCGTGCCGCTATCAGCAATCAATGAATGGAAGACGGTACGTATTCCAATCGCTGACATTTTAAAGAGAGACAACCGTTTTGCTGGTGGGAATCAAGCTGATCCAACAACGATCACTAACCTTTTAGTGTTTGAGCCTCAAGGAGAAATGAGTTTTAAATTAGACAATATTCGATTTGAAAAGTAA
- a CDS encoding ABC transporter ATP-binding protein, whose product MSNLLEINNLCVDYVSPNGVARAVNDVSISIAPGETLGIAGESGCGKSTLAFAISRLHKAPALISEGEILYKGQDVLKMNNKQLRDFRWNDVSIVFQSAMNSLNPVITIGEQLTDVILAHRKIPYKQAHDRAVELLGTVGIHGDRMSSFPHQLSGGMRQRVVIAIALALEPKLIIMDEPTTALDVVVEREILNELYELKSKFGFSILFISHDLSLMGEIADRIGVMYAGNLIELGDAKTVFSEPKHPYTKGLISSFPTIHGPKERLYGIPGNPVNLLDTPQGCNFQERCGECISMCIKSEPRLGAIATGHHVSCHLV is encoded by the coding sequence ATGAGCAATCTATTAGAAATTAATAACCTGTGTGTTGATTACGTTTCTCCTAATGGCGTAGCAAGAGCCGTTAATGACGTTAGTATTTCCATTGCGCCCGGTGAAACGCTCGGTATTGCCGGTGAGTCTGGTTGCGGTAAAAGTACATTGGCTTTTGCTATATCACGCCTACACAAAGCACCAGCGCTTATCTCTGAGGGTGAAATACTCTACAAAGGGCAGGATGTTTTAAAGATGAATAACAAGCAGTTACGTGACTTCCGTTGGAATGACGTTTCTATTGTTTTTCAAAGCGCAATGAACTCACTTAACCCTGTCATTACCATCGGTGAGCAGCTAACGGACGTTATTCTAGCGCACAGAAAAATACCTTATAAACAGGCTCACGATCGTGCGGTCGAGCTGTTAGGAACGGTTGGGATTCATGGCGACAGAATGTCGAGCTTTCCCCATCAACTGAGTGGAGGTATGCGTCAGCGAGTTGTTATTGCGATTGCTTTGGCGCTGGAACCTAAACTGATCATCATGGACGAGCCAACAACGGCACTTGATGTAGTGGTTGAACGTGAAATCTTGAATGAACTGTATGAGCTTAAGAGTAAGTTTGGCTTCTCTATTCTGTTTATTAGTCACGACTTAAGCCTCATGGGCGAAATTGCTGATCGAATTGGCGTGATGTATGCGGGTAACCTTATTGAATTAGGTGATGCGAAAACGGTATTTAGTGAACCTAAGCATCCTTATACAAAAGGGCTTATCTCTTCATTCCCGACTATTCATGGGCCAAAAGAACGTCTCTACGGGATCCCTGGGAATCCTGTCAACCTTTTGGATACACCTCAAGGATGTAACTTCCAAGAGCGATGTGGCGAATGCATTTCAATGTGCATTAAAAGTGAGCCTCGTTTGGGCGCTATTGCGACTGGGCATCACGTATCTTGTCACCTAGTTTGA
- a CDS encoding helix-turn-helix domain-containing protein, whose translation MKTKFRLQSHQRYPQIKFAYVDGHHDFDFDVHSHDFSELFLVVSGSGKHTVASHTYPLSTGDVFVINGDIEHGFCEVNKLKIVNLMFDTALPFFEVPSMRQMPGYQALFKVEPIARQASEYQAKLTLSLSQLKRINGLLQQIKSEYDNAEQGFEIILTSTMQQLAIELARRYQEQTHSLPKTTLALSRALAHIDRHYKEVGLDTETIAQAAYISKRQLERLFRQFLNTSPNQYVKDLQIRHSASLLLNDNKSIQHIAESCGFSDSNYFSKCFKAQNGCSPREFRKQHSSHNS comes from the coding sequence ATGAAAACCAAGTTTAGACTCCAAAGTCATCAGAGATATCCTCAGATCAAATTTGCCTATGTCGATGGTCATCACGATTTCGACTTTGACGTACATAGCCATGACTTTTCTGAACTTTTCTTAGTTGTGAGTGGTAGTGGAAAGCATACGGTAGCTAGCCACACTTACCCTTTAAGTACAGGAGATGTATTTGTTATTAATGGGGATATTGAACATGGATTTTGTGAAGTAAATAAACTGAAGATTGTAAACTTGATGTTTGATACGGCATTGCCTTTTTTTGAGGTACCTTCAATGCGTCAAATGCCAGGTTATCAAGCGCTTTTCAAGGTAGAACCAATTGCTCGACAAGCATCTGAATATCAAGCAAAGCTTACGTTATCACTTTCTCAGTTGAAACGAATCAATGGACTTCTACAACAAATCAAATCGGAATACGACAACGCAGAACAGGGGTTTGAAATCATATTGACGAGCACAATGCAGCAACTTGCGATAGAACTTGCTCGGCGATATCAAGAACAGACCCATAGCTTACCAAAAACAACCCTGGCATTGAGCCGTGCTCTCGCACATATTGACCGTCATTACAAAGAAGTAGGATTAGATACAGAAACCATTGCGCAAGCGGCCTATATCAGCAAGCGGCAACTAGAAAGGTTATTCAGGCAGTTTTTAAATACATCCCCAAACCAATACGTCAAAGACCTTCAAATTCGACACTCGGCATCCTTATTATTAAACGACAACAAAAGCATCCAACACATTGCTGAGTCTTGCGGCTTTTCTGACAGCAACTATTTCTCCAAATGTTTTAAGGCCCAAAATGGATGCAGCCCTCGCGAATTTAGAAAGCAACATTCTTCCCATAACTCATAA
- a CDS encoding carbohydrate porin, producing MKLSKLTLACLVATAGLSTVPTAYAEKSDGFEFHGYFRAGVLFSENDDFKRAKFPASKERLGRLGVESDSHFEVALQKNFENDGGQKIRIKTRAAANNAEYATNQLGANADATNSEIGMAETFVEFEGVSETGVVWGGKRFYGKDNYIFMTDFFYTDMSGTGVGIEGVELGGNKWDFAYIASDDSGDTSFWGDSNNIMHALHAGVNFGSVELHAMAKYMPDNMVDLGFGNGPEAFAENGYEMTAIVHTESVFGLSDKGFTKYIAQAGKGLGSGNLLGGTLTTYNTYKPGSDYQSWLTTGTGCGTSCLKAVDENDVSLRALAWGGYFFENGVNIFHSLQTQYNDFDNGDTDGWVSAMVRPTFPISENFFIATEAGYMYNYEDRNGESKNSYDYKLTVAPTLVVHSGFGPSPEIRFMASYLDGEMQDGTGKEGDFVVGIQADMWW from the coding sequence ATGAAACTTTCTAAGCTTACCCTTGCTTGTTTAGTCGCTACTGCTGGCTTGTCTACTGTACCTACTGCATATGCCGAAAAATCGGATGGATTTGAATTTCACGGCTATTTCCGTGCTGGTGTTCTATTCAGTGAAAATGACGATTTTAAACGAGCAAAGTTCCCAGCATCTAAAGAGCGTTTAGGTCGATTGGGTGTTGAGTCGGATAGCCACTTTGAAGTAGCACTGCAGAAAAATTTTGAGAATGACGGTGGTCAGAAAATTCGAATCAAAACACGAGCAGCAGCCAACAATGCGGAATATGCAACCAACCAACTTGGTGCCAATGCCGATGCAACCAACAGCGAAATTGGTATGGCAGAAACTTTTGTCGAGTTTGAAGGTGTATCTGAAACCGGTGTTGTATGGGGTGGTAAGCGCTTTTATGGTAAAGATAATTACATCTTTATGACCGACTTTTTCTACACGGATATGTCAGGTACTGGTGTTGGTATTGAAGGTGTTGAGCTAGGTGGTAATAAGTGGGACTTTGCTTATATTGCAAGCGATGACTCTGGCGATACAAGTTTCTGGGGTGACAGCAACAACATCATGCATGCACTTCATGCTGGCGTGAACTTTGGTAGTGTTGAGCTTCACGCTATGGCTAAGTATATGCCAGACAATATGGTCGATTTAGGTTTTGGTAATGGCCCAGAAGCATTCGCTGAGAATGGCTATGAAATGACGGCAATTGTTCACACTGAGTCTGTCTTTGGGTTGTCAGATAAAGGTTTTACAAAATACATCGCGCAGGCTGGTAAAGGCTTAGGTTCAGGTAACCTTTTAGGCGGTACTCTTACGACTTACAACACGTACAAGCCTGGTAGCGACTATCAAAGTTGGTTAACGACAGGCACGGGCTGTGGTACGTCTTGTTTGAAGGCTGTTGATGAAAACGATGTATCGCTACGTGCTTTAGCATGGGGTGGGTACTTTTTTGAAAATGGTGTGAATATTTTCCACTCTCTTCAAACCCAGTACAACGATTTTGACAATGGTGACACAGACGGCTGGGTATCAGCAATGGTGCGACCAACGTTCCCAATTTCAGAAAACTTCTTTATCGCTACCGAAGCTGGTTACATGTACAACTACGAAGACCGTAATGGTGAGTCAAAGAATTCTTATGATTACAAGCTAACAGTAGCACCGACTCTAGTTGTGCACTCTGGCTTCGGTCCATCTCCAGAAATTCGCTTCATGGCATCTTACCTTGATGGTGAAATGCAAGATGGTACGGGTAAAGAGGGTGACTTTGTTGTAGGTATTCAAGCTGACATGTGGTGGTAG